A section of the Telopea speciosissima isolate NSW1024214 ecotype Mountain lineage chromosome 3, Tspe_v1, whole genome shotgun sequence genome encodes:
- the LOC122656843 gene encoding uncharacterized protein LOC122656843, whose amino-acid sequence MAISNISWLALASIFMAGVLISGKSVSSQGCGLDIPGLVYTCLPIIQRPVVEKVTKSQWCCNVVKKVEIPCVCKYITKKLEEQFSMDKAVYVAEQCGVTLPLGMICGSYTIPKA is encoded by the exons atggcaaTTTCTAACATTAGTTGGTTAGCCTTGGCATCCATATTCATGGCCGGAGTTCTGATCTCCGGCAAGAGTGTCTCGTCCCAGGGATGCGGACTTGATATTCCTGGTTTAGTATACACATGCTTGCCGATCATTCAAAGGCCTGTGGTGGAGAAGGTAACGAAGTCTCAATGGTGCTGTAATGTTGTGAAGAAGGTGGAAATCCCATGCGTCTGCAAGTATATCACCAAGAAATTAGAGGAGCAGTTCAGCATGGATAAAGCAGTATATGTTGCGGAGCAGTGCGGAGTGACTCTTCCCCTTGGAATGATATGTGGAA gTTACACCATACCAAAGGCATGA